One window from the genome of Glycine soja cultivar W05 chromosome 12, ASM419377v2, whole genome shotgun sequence encodes:
- the LOC114379649 gene encoding transcription factor MYB41-like, whose amino-acid sequence MGRAPCCDKNDLKKGPWTPEEDLLLTNYIQTYGPGNWRTLPKNAGLQRCGKSCRLRWTNYLRPDIKRGKFSFEEEEAIIQLHSVLGNKWSAIAAKLPGRTDNEIKNYWNTNIRKRLLRMGIDPVTHAPRLDLLDMSSILRSAIGTVNPSFLNLQGLLGAQALMNPEFFKLAATATLLSLKNHENASNLVSQVQQQFNNNAGNGQVQNQVAAPNQFQTPTLSNNNVNNGLSSISPENSSIPSYLGENNYQLNAQQINQVDLLLDPELEHYLNSINQNIGHESVTPLSTPTSLNSSSTYVNSCAEEERDTYCSDVFKLEIPESLDISDFL is encoded by the exons ATGGGAAGAGCACCCTGTTGTGACAAGAATGACCTCAAAAAGGGTCCATGGACTCCTGAGGAGGATCTCCTGCTCACCAACTACATTCAGACTTATGGACCAGGAAATTGGCGAACCCTCCCCAAGAATGCTG GTCTACAAAGATGTGGCAAGAGTTGTCGCCTTAGATGGACTAATTACCTTAGACCCGATATCAAGAGAGGGAAGTTCTCatttgaagaagaagaggcCATCATTCAGCTTCACAGTGTCTTGGGAAACAA GTGGTCGGCTATAGCAGCTAAGTTACCGGGGAGAACCGACAACGAAATAAAGAACTATTGGAACACAAACATTAGGAAGAGGTTGCTTCGAATGGGAATTGACCCAGTTACACACGCTCCACGCCTTGATCTTCTTGACATGTCCTCGATTCTAAGGTCAGCAATAGGAACCGTTAACCCATCGTTTCTGAATCTGCAAGGCCTATTGGGTGCCCAAGCGTTGATGAACCCAGAATTTTTTAAGCTCGCTGCCACTGCCACACTTTTATCTTTGAAGAATCATGAGAACGCATCAAACTTAGTTTCACAAGTGCAACAACAATTCAATAATAATGCTGGGAATGGTCAAGTACAGAACCAAGTTGCTGCTCCAAATCAGTTTCAGACACCAACTCTAAGCAACAACAACGTGAACAATGGCTTATCATCAATTTCCCCAGAGAATTCATCAATTCCTTCTTATCTTGGGGAGAATAATTACCAGCTGAATGCTCAACAAATTAACCAAGTTGATTTGCTTCTGGACCCCGAATTGGAACATTACTTAAACAGTATAAACCAAAACATAGGCCATGAATCAGTTACACCTTTGTCAACTCCTACCTCATTGAATTCATCGTCCACGTATGTGAATAGTTGCGCGGAGGAAGAGAGGGACACCTATTGCAGCGATGTATTCAAGTTAGAAATTCCAGAGAGTCTTGACATTAGCGATTTCTTGTAA